The proteins below are encoded in one region of Mycobacterium botniense:
- a CDS encoding DUF3052 domain-containing protein, producing MVAADDAPNYARKLGIQRGQVVQEWGWDEDTDDNIRAAVEEACGSELLDEGSTDEVVDVVLLWWRDGDGDLVDTLMDAITALAEDGVIWVLTPKTGRPGHVLPAEIAESAPTAGLMPTSTVSLGDWSASQLVQPKSRAGRR from the coding sequence GTGGTCGCGGCGGATGACGCCCCGAACTACGCCCGCAAGCTGGGCATCCAGCGAGGCCAAGTTGTCCAGGAGTGGGGCTGGGACGAGGACACCGACGACAATATCCGAGCCGCCGTTGAGGAGGCGTGCGGTAGTGAGCTTCTTGACGAGGGCAGTACCGACGAGGTTGTCGACGTCGTTTTGCTCTGGTGGCGTGACGGTGACGGCGACCTGGTGGACACCCTGATGGACGCGATCACCGCGCTCGCCGAAGACGGTGTGATCTGGGTGCTGACCCCCAAGACCGGTCGCCCCGGCCACGTCCTCCCAGCCGAGATCGCGGAGTCGGCGCCGACAGCGGGCCTGATGCCGACCTCAACGGTGAGCCTCGGCGACTGGAGCGCCAGCCAATTGGTGCAGCCGAAATCGCGAGCGGGGCGGCGTTGA
- a CDS encoding peroxiredoxin, whose translation MLPVGATAPDFTLRDQNQQPVTLSDYRGAKNVLLVFFPLAFTGICQGELGELRDHLPDYENDQSVALTISVGPPPTHKVWATENGFLFPVLSDFWPHGAVSQAYGVFNEDAGFSNRGTFVVDRSGIIRFAEMKQPGEARDQRLWSDALAALKA comes from the coding sequence ATGCTGCCCGTCGGAGCCACTGCCCCGGACTTCACGCTGCGCGACCAGAACCAGCAGCCCGTCACCCTCAGCGATTACCGGGGCGCCAAAAACGTGCTGCTCGTGTTCTTTCCCCTGGCCTTCACCGGGATCTGCCAAGGTGAACTCGGTGAGCTGCGCGATCACCTGCCCGATTACGAAAACGACCAGAGCGTGGCGCTGACCATTTCGGTGGGTCCGCCGCCTACCCACAAAGTGTGGGCAACCGAGAATGGCTTCTTGTTCCCGGTGCTGTCGGATTTCTGGCCGCACGGCGCGGTGAGCCAGGCTTATGGCGTGTTCAACGAGGACGCCGGGTTTTCCAACCGCGGAACATTCGTCGTCGATAGGTCGGGGATCATTCGCTTCGCTGAGATGAAGCAGCCGGGAGAAGCCCGCGATCAGCGGCTGTGGAGCGATGCGCTGGCGGCGCTGAAGGCGTGA
- a CDS encoding epoxide hydrolase family protein, whose product MSEVRPFRIDVPDAILDDLRARLARTRWPDAECVDDWSQGMPLAYARDLATYWADEYDWRAREAALNRFDHFITEIDGLDIHFIHQRSAHPDAFPVLITHGWPGSIVEFHKVIEPLTDPTKYGGRAEDAFHVICPSLPGYGFSAKPTRTGWGVGRIAQAWETLMCRLGYQRYGAQGGDWGAAITTQIGRNRGHCVAIHLNMPLGWPPAGGVADPSEEERQALAALAHHRRWGTGYSKQQSTRPQTLGYGLVDSPVGQMAWIVEKFWAWTDCDGHPENVLSRDELLDNVMVYWVTGTGASSARLYWESFNSFATAGRVELPTGVAVFPKEILPAPRSWCEPNYHITRWTAMPRGGHFAAFEQPELFVEDIRAFFTDVRRV is encoded by the coding sequence ATGTCCGAAGTGCGGCCGTTTCGCATCGACGTCCCCGATGCAATTCTCGACGACCTGCGAGCGCGTCTGGCGCGCACGCGCTGGCCGGACGCCGAATGCGTGGATGACTGGAGCCAGGGAATGCCGCTGGCTTATGCGCGTGACCTTGCCACGTACTGGGCCGACGAATACGACTGGCGGGCCCGGGAGGCCGCGCTGAACCGGTTCGATCACTTCATCACCGAAATCGACGGCCTGGACATCCATTTCATCCATCAGCGGTCGGCGCATCCGGACGCCTTCCCGGTGTTGATCACCCACGGCTGGCCCGGCTCGATCGTCGAGTTTCACAAAGTGATCGAGCCGCTGACCGATCCGACCAAATACGGGGGGCGCGCTGAGGACGCGTTCCACGTCATCTGCCCCTCACTTCCCGGATACGGTTTCTCGGCCAAACCGACCCGGACCGGGTGGGGCGTCGGCAGGATCGCGCAGGCCTGGGAGACGCTCATGTGCCGTCTCGGCTATCAGCGCTACGGCGCCCAGGGCGGTGACTGGGGTGCAGCGATCACCACGCAGATAGGCCGCAACCGCGGTCACTGCGTGGCCATCCACCTGAACATGCCGCTCGGCTGGCCGCCGGCGGGAGGTGTCGCCGATCCGAGCGAGGAAGAGCGGCAGGCGCTGGCCGCGTTGGCACACCACCGGCGTTGGGGTACGGGCTATTCCAAGCAGCAATCCACCCGGCCGCAAACGTTGGGCTACGGATTGGTCGATTCGCCGGTAGGGCAAATGGCGTGGATCGTCGAAAAATTCTGGGCGTGGACGGATTGCGACGGGCATCCCGAGAACGTGCTCAGCCGCGACGAGCTCCTCGACAATGTGATGGTGTACTGGGTAACCGGCACCGGCGCGTCGTCGGCGCGCTTGTACTGGGAGAGTTTCAACAGCTTCGCGACAGCAGGGCGGGTCGAGTTGCCAACCGGTGTCGCCGTCTTCCCCAAGGAAATCTTGCCTGCGCCGCGGAGCTGGTGCGAGCCGAACTACCACATCACCCGCTGGACGGCCATGCCGCGCGGTGGACACTTCGCCGCGTTCGAGCAACCTGAGCTATTCGTCGAGGACATCCGCGCGTTCTTCACCGATGTTCGCCGAGTGTGA